AACTCTCTGCACCATCAGTCTGTTGTATACACCGAAGGCGGCCCGCTGCAGATCGCAGCTCGCAGTCATGACGGCGTTACGGAAGCCACGGAGTTCAAAAATGGCCGCGGCCTTTTATTACAATTTCACCCTGAGCTGATGAACAACCAACTGGGTTCTAAAATCCTTTGGCGCGTTATTCAGCAAAAAAACGTCGTGATGCCACGAAGATGCTCGCAGATCTTTTCTTTCTGATGTGCCTTTTGTCATACCGGAATAAAACCTTGCCTCTTAAAACAAGTGAACTAACATAAATTTATGGTCGAGCAGATTTTTCTTCATCAAAAACAGTTCAGTCTTTTGTTGCGTAAAGAATCGCTGGCGACAAGGCTGCAGCATCTCTCGGCTCTCGAGAAAATGATCTCCGAAAACACGGAAGCGATTCTTACGGCACTCAGCCAAGACTTCTCGAAACCTCCTGCGGAAACGCTTCTTTCAGAAATTTATCCGGTTCTTAAAGAAATCCGCGTGGCAAAAAAGAATTTGCGGCAGTGGATGAAACCTCGGCGTGCTCGCACACCTCTGCTGATTACCGGCACCAAAAGTTACGTTGTCCCCGAACCTAAAGGCGTTTGCCTTATTGTCGGGCCTTGGAACTATCCGTTTCAACTTTGTCTTTCTCCATTGGTTTCAGCTTTGGCTGCGGGAAACTGTGCGATTATTAAACCTTCCGAGTTCACAACACACACCTCCGCACTTCTTAAAACGCTTATTCAAAAAACCTTTAACGAAGAACACGTCACCCTCATCGAGGGCGGCGTAGAGAAAACGCAGGAACTTTTGCAACTGCCTTTCGATCACATTTTCTTTACAGGAAGTACGCGCGTGGGAAAGATCGTCATGGAGGCGGCCAGCAAACATCTAAGCAGTGTTACTTTAGAGCTCGGTGGAAAATCGCCGACCATCGTTGACTCTTCCGCAAACTTAGAGATTGCCGCTGAAAAAATCGCCTGGGCGAAGTTCGTGAATGCCGGGCAAACTTGCATCGCTCCAGATTACATTCTTGTGCAAAGAGACGTTCTGTCACAGTTCAAAACTCTGCTTATGCATAAAATCGATGCGTTTTACGGAAAGTCACCGCTGGAAAAAAAGAACTCGCCGGATTTAGCACGCGTGATTTCCCCGATGCATACAGCCCGCCTTAAAAACATGCTTGATGAGGCTGTCAGCAAAAACGCTGAAGTCGTGTATGGCGGCGAATGCGACGTTGACGAAAAATATATGGCCCCGACGCTTTTGGAAAAAGTAGATCTGCATACGAAACTGATGAAAGAAGAAATCTTCGGACCTCTTCTGCCGCTGGTTCCTTTTAAAGATTTGCACGAAGCCATTCATTTTATCAATGAAAGACCCAAACCTTTGGCTTTGTATCTTTATTCAAACAGCAAAATGAATATCGAAGATGTGACTCGAGAAACGAGCTCGGGCGCTTTAGTCATTAACGATTCCGTGATTCACTTTATCAATCCCAACCTGCCCTTTGGCGGCGTCGGCGAAAGCGGAATGGGAAATTATCACGGGCATTTCGGCTTTAAGGCTTTCTCGCATGAAAAGGCTTTGCTGAAACAGGGGTTCTTGGGAAAGCTGATGCGAATCATCTATCCCCCGTACACACCTTTCAAATTGAATCTTTTATTTAAATTGATTCGCTGGAAGATTTAACTTTATCAAGATGTAAGATCTTTTCGCGATCTCCCACGATCCAAAGAACGTCCCCTTTTTGCAGGACCTCACTGGAGTCGGGATTTAAAATACGGTGACCTTCACGCTCAATACCCACGACCAGCCCCCGCGTCACTTCCCGCAAACCACACTCGC
This region of Bdellovibrio sp. 22V genomic DNA includes:
- a CDS encoding aldehyde dehydrogenase family protein; amino-acid sequence: MVEQIFLHQKQFSLLLRKESLATRLQHLSALEKMISENTEAILTALSQDFSKPPAETLLSEIYPVLKEIRVAKKNLRQWMKPRRARTPLLITGTKSYVVPEPKGVCLIVGPWNYPFQLCLSPLVSALAAGNCAIIKPSEFTTHTSALLKTLIQKTFNEEHVTLIEGGVEKTQELLQLPFDHIFFTGSTRVGKIVMEAASKHLSSVTLELGGKSPTIVDSSANLEIAAEKIAWAKFVNAGQTCIAPDYILVQRDVLSQFKTLLMHKIDAFYGKSPLEKKNSPDLARVISPMHTARLKNMLDEAVSKNAEVVYGGECDVDEKYMAPTLLEKVDLHTKLMKEEIFGPLLPLVPFKDLHEAIHFINERPKPLALYLYSNSKMNIEDVTRETSSGALVINDSVIHFINPNLPFGGVGESGMGNYHGHFGFKAFSHEKALLKQGFLGKLMRIIYPPYTPFKLNLLFKLIRWKI